One stretch of Priestia megaterium DNA includes these proteins:
- a CDS encoding LysR family transcriptional regulator — MIDFEWYRSFISIYKYRSVSEAARARILTQPAMSQHLAALEAEIGEDLFIRAPRKMIPTEKGKELYTRIVPLIESLEAASLQIKMTASSPDALPVVKIGSPVEYFTEQALERIKDAGIRCYSQFGIASVLLEKIQNDEIDIAITTQRLQIPGVEYTVIEEEEFVLTVPPSFEITASKDIEDFLYNQRWISYGLELPIIRRFWRQHFKKRPEIQPHHVIPNLQTVLKAIQHHMGISLLPRYLIQEALREKKVKVELEHLAVKNQIFLAYKLKHRDHPTIQKTIRSLKKETSAN, encoded by the coding sequence ATGATTGATTTTGAATGGTATCGTAGCTTTATTAGCATTTACAAATATCGATCCGTTTCTGAAGCAGCCAGAGCGAGGATCTTAACGCAGCCGGCCATGAGTCAGCACTTAGCTGCTTTAGAAGCTGAAATAGGCGAAGATTTATTTATCCGTGCACCGAGAAAGATGATTCCAACAGAAAAAGGTAAAGAACTGTACACGCGTATCGTCCCGTTAATCGAAAGTCTAGAAGCTGCTTCACTCCAAATAAAAATGACCGCTTCTTCTCCCGACGCGCTGCCGGTCGTAAAAATTGGTTCTCCGGTAGAGTATTTTACCGAACAAGCTTTAGAAAGAATAAAAGATGCAGGTATCCGCTGCTACAGCCAGTTTGGTATTGCTTCTGTTTTACTTGAAAAGATACAAAACGACGAAATTGATATTGCTATTACAACCCAAAGATTGCAGATACCAGGAGTCGAATATACGGTCATAGAAGAAGAAGAGTTTGTCTTAACCGTCCCTCCTTCTTTTGAAATTACAGCTAGTAAAGATATAGAAGATTTTTTATACAATCAGCGGTGGATTAGCTATGGCCTTGAACTTCCTATTATCAGGAGATTTTGGCGGCAGCATTTTAAAAAACGACCTGAAATTCAGCCTCATCATGTGATTCCAAATCTTCAAACGGTGTTAAAAGCCATTCAGCATCACATGGGAATCAGCCTGCTTCCCCGCTATTTAATTCAAGAAGCGCTTCGAGAAAAAAAAGTAAAAGTCGAACTTGAACATTTAGCAGTAAAAAATCAGATCTTTCTTGCTTATAAACTTAAGCACCGAGATCATCCTACTATTCAAAAAACGATACGCTCCTTAAAAAAAGAAACCTCTGCAAACTAA